The proteins below come from a single Streptomyces sp. M92 genomic window:
- a CDS encoding futalosine hydrolase, whose amino-acid sequence MVLPPEEGRLTTSSVRVLVATAVPVERDAVAQAFPGVCARLPRPGVTLHRPPHGPDLLAAGVGPALAAASTAAALTAAALDGAPYALVVSAGIGGGFAPHAPVGSLVVADEITAADLGAETADGFLPVTELGFGTVAHFPPAGLVAAVAAATGARPGTVLTGSTVTGTAARAALLRDRHPRALAEAMEGFGVAEAAAAHGVPVLELRAVSNPVGPRDRAAWRVGDALAALTDAFGKLAPVLSSWTPHDD is encoded by the coding sequence GTGGTCCTTCCGCCTGAAGAAGGACGACTGACCACGTCCTCCGTACGCGTCCTCGTGGCCACCGCGGTCCCCGTCGAACGGGACGCGGTGGCTCAGGCGTTCCCGGGGGTCTGCGCGCGGCTGCCCCGCCCCGGCGTCACCCTTCACCGGCCGCCGCACGGCCCGGACCTCCTCGCGGCCGGCGTCGGCCCCGCCCTCGCCGCCGCCTCCACCGCCGCCGCGCTGACCGCCGCGGCCCTCGACGGCGCCCCCTACGCCCTGGTCGTCTCGGCCGGCATCGGCGGCGGCTTCGCACCTCACGCGCCCGTCGGCTCCCTCGTCGTCGCCGACGAGATCACCGCCGCCGACCTGGGCGCCGAGACCGCCGACGGCTTCCTGCCGGTGACCGAACTCGGCTTCGGCACCGTCGCCCACTTCCCGCCCGCCGGCCTCGTCGCCGCCGTCGCCGCCGCGACCGGCGCCCGCCCCGGCACCGTCCTGACCGGGTCCACCGTCACCGGCACCGCCGCACGCGCCGCGCTGCTGCGCGACCGCCACCCGCGTGCCCTGGCCGAGGCGATGGAGGGCTTCGGCGTCGCCGAGGCCGCCGCCGCGCACGGGGTGCCCGTGCTGGAGCTGCGCGCGGTGTCCAACCCGGTCGGCCCGCGCGACCGCGCCGCCTGGCGCGTCGGCGACGCGCTGGCGGCCCTGACGGACGCCTTCGGGAAGCTCGCCCCCGTCCTTTCGAGTTGGACCCCACATGACGACTGA
- a CDS encoding 1,4-dihydroxy-6-naphthoate synthase, with protein sequence MTTETVPTEPTETLRIAYSPCPNDTFVFDALAHGRVPGAPALDVTFADIDITNGMAERGECDVLKVSYAVLPYVLGEYALLPCGGALGRGCGPLVLTRDADADLRGRTVAVPSETSTAYLLFRLWAADTVPGGVGEIVVMPFHEIMPAVRDGKVDAGLVIHEARFTYRNYGLHKLADMGEHWEHTTGLPIPLGAIIAKRSLGEAALTRLADSVRASVRAAWDDPEASRPYVMEHAQEMDPAVADQHIGLYVNEFTADLGEDGYAAVRGLLTRAAAEGLVPALGPDALAFP encoded by the coding sequence ATGACGACTGAGACCGTGCCCACCGAGCCGACCGAGACCCTGCGGATCGCCTACTCCCCCTGCCCGAACGACACCTTCGTCTTCGACGCCCTCGCCCACGGCCGCGTCCCGGGCGCCCCCGCCCTCGACGTGACCTTCGCGGACATCGACATCACCAACGGCATGGCCGAGCGCGGCGAGTGTGACGTGCTGAAGGTGTCGTACGCCGTACTGCCGTACGTCCTCGGCGAGTACGCCCTGCTGCCCTGCGGCGGCGCGCTGGGCCGGGGCTGCGGGCCGCTGGTGCTGACGCGGGACGCGGACGCGGATCTGAGGGGCCGCACGGTCGCCGTGCCGAGCGAGACCTCCACCGCCTACTTGCTCTTCCGCCTGTGGGCGGCCGACACGGTGCCCGGCGGGGTCGGCGAGATCGTGGTCATGCCGTTCCACGAGATCATGCCGGCCGTGCGGGACGGGAAGGTCGACGCGGGACTCGTGATCCACGAGGCCCGCTTCACCTACCGGAACTACGGGCTCCACAAGCTCGCCGACATGGGCGAGCACTGGGAGCACACCACCGGGCTGCCGATCCCGCTCGGCGCGATCATCGCCAAGCGGTCGCTGGGCGAGGCGGCGCTGACCCGGCTGGCCGACTCCGTGCGCGCGTCGGTACGCGCGGCCTGGGACGACCCGGAGGCGTCCCGGCCGTACGTGATGGAGCACGCGCAGGAGATGGACCCGGCCGTCGCCGACCAGCACATCGGGCTGTACGTCAACGAGTTCACCGCCGACCTCGGCGAGGACGGCTACGCGGCCGTCCGGGGCCTGCTGACCCGCGCGGCGGCCGAGGGACTGGTACCGGCCCTCGGCCCGGACGCGCTGGCCTTCCCGTAG
- a CDS encoding helix-turn-helix domain-containing protein, with protein sequence MDRLGRPTATTDDLLAVAKARKAKGESVSAIAKALGISRATLYRHIG encoded by the coding sequence TTGGACAGGCTTGGAAGGCCCACTGCCACTACGGATGACCTTCTGGCAGTGGCCAAGGCGAGGAAGGCCAAGGGAGAGAGTGTCAGTGCCATAGCCAAGGCTCTCGGAATCTCCCGCGCGACTCTCTACCGGCACATCGGGTAA
- a CDS encoding cold-shock protein, translating into MPTGKVKWFNSEKGFGFLSRDDGGDVFVHSSVLPAGVEALKPGQRVEFGVVAGQRGDQALSLTLLDPAPSVAAAQRKKPDELASIVQDLTTLLENITPMLERGRYPDKTAGKKIAGLLRAVADQLDV; encoded by the coding sequence TTGCCGACTGGCAAGGTCAAGTGGTTCAACAGCGAGAAGGGCTTCGGCTTCCTCTCCCGCGACGACGGCGGTGACGTCTTCGTGCATTCCTCGGTCCTCCCCGCCGGAGTCGAGGCACTGAAGCCGGGTCAGCGAGTCGAGTTCGGCGTGGTCGCCGGGCAGCGCGGCGACCAGGCACTCTCCCTCACCCTGCTGGACCCGGCGCCGTCGGTCGCGGCCGCCCAGCGCAAGAAGCCCGACGAGCTGGCCTCGATCGTCCAGGACCTGACGACGCTCCTGGAGAACATCACCCCGATGCTGGAGCGCGGCCGCTACCCCGACAAGACCGCCGGCAAGAAGATCGCCGGGCTGCTGCGCGCGGTCGCCGACCAGCTGGACGTCTGA